One stretch of Deltaproteobacteria bacterium DNA includes these proteins:
- a CDS encoding cache domain-containing protein: protein MKMRNRSSYPDSPHPGNGHPGDWLSKPYSIWFTAGVLFVLIFGIAIFLGWRQFETARHNALTADKTTANLLADLILEHNKATIGIIQSYAHRPLFIAAVKNKDVAGVHRHLSDLKKNAEIDLTFVTDKRGILWVNLPSFPESIGKDLSYRDWYKGISTHWKPYISTVFKLIVGDKPLAVAVCVPIVDEKERPIGILASSQRLGFLVDAIQKVTFSPYTTVNVIDRTGKILYSNKFPYRENITDYRFFPILETVVKEKKQQIEMNDQQKDHEKSYLTVVPGGDIGWTVIIERSLKDIYRSEFGRFIEIGAISFLLFLLITFFLIYLR, encoded by the coding sequence ATGAAAATGCGCAACCGATCTTCTTATCCTGATTCTCCTCATCCCGGCAACGGGCATCCAGGCGACTGGCTATCCAAGCCTTATTCAATATGGTTCACCGCCGGCGTCTTATTCGTTTTAATCTTTGGGATTGCCATTTTTCTGGGCTGGCGGCAATTTGAAACCGCAAGGCACAATGCCCTGACTGCTGATAAAACAACTGCAAATCTACTCGCAGACCTCATCCTGGAGCACAACAAAGCAACCATCGGAATCATCCAGTCCTATGCTCACCGGCCCCTGTTCATCGCTGCCGTGAAGAATAAGGACGTTGCTGGCGTTCACAGGCACCTGTCCGACCTCAAAAAGAATGCCGAAATCGATCTGACCTTCGTCACGGATAAACGGGGAATCCTCTGGGTGAATTTACCTTCGTTTCCGGAATCTATCGGGAAGGACCTGTCGTACCGTGACTGGTATAAAGGAATAAGTACCCATTGGAAGCCTTACATTTCCACCGTCTTTAAACTGATCGTCGGGGACAAGCCGCTGGCGGTAGCCGTATGCGTCCCTATAGTCGATGAAAAAGAAAGGCCTATCGGGATACTCGCAAGCTCCCAACGACTTGGTTTTCTTGTGGACGCCATCCAGAAGGTGACTTTTAGCCCCTATACGACCGTGAACGTGATCGACCGGACGGGGAAGATCCTTTACAGCAACAAATTTCCTTATCGTGAAAACATTACGGATTATCGCTTTTTCCCGATCCTTGAAACGGTGGTAAAGGAAAAAAAACAGCAGATCGAAATGAACGATCAGCAGAAAGATCATGAGAAAAGTTATCTCACCGTTGTTCCCGGGGGGGACATCGGGTGGACGGTCATCATTGAGAGATCCCTAAAAGACATTTATAGATCGGAATTCGGACGTTTTATCGAGATAGGGGCTATTTCCTTCCTGTTGTTTCTCCTGATCACTTTCTTTCTAATTTACCTGAGAAA
- a CDS encoding DNA methyltransferase yields MTVGFKDYLQAVENALQAGNATEHTHRPALKALLESLDPQVTATNEPQRIACGAPDYIITRNGLTVGYIEAKDVGKSLAETERTDQLKRYRSALDNLILTDYLEFRWYVGGELRQEARLARPQADGKLKIEKDSLKDVAEMLQNFLVHEPQAVSTPKDLACRLARLTHIVRDIIITAFATGQASLLLQGWREAFARVLLADLNLPEKTSEFADMFAQTLAYGLFTARMMDDTAAVFTRQRAQYLIPKSNPFLRDFFIQITGPQLDDEPFASFVNDLVDLLNHTDMEAVLTDFGRRTRREDPIVHFYETFLAAYDPKLREARGVYYTPEPVVSYIVRSVDALLKARFNCPQGLADSSTITIPNADPALTVKGKKQPRKTTESHKVLILDPATGTGTFLYAVIDQIRGQFMQQGNAGMWPGYVKNHLLPRLFGFELLMAPYAVAHFKLSLQLAGRDLPEALRDRWAYHASDGERLGVFLTNSLEEAHEMTGLPLFTQWVADESNAANEVKTRLPVLVVMGNPPYSGHSANKSAWISGLLRGRLPDGGKTGNYYEVDGQPLGERNPKWLQDDYVKFIRFGQWRIEQSGQGILAFITNHGYLDNPTFRGMRQSLMQTFTDIYILNLHGNAKKRETAPDGGKDENVFDIQQGVAIGIFVKQPGKNGPANVYHADLTGTRAKKYEQLFAQDVEKTDWQLLKPQSPFYLFSPQNVDLLGEYNQGWKITDVIPVNVLGFQTHRDDFAVDFDYDVLRRRIEEMRDTSLTDEEFRQKYNLRDNTGWQLAKARIELRNNANWASYLIKCSYRPCDQRYAYFTEIVIDRPRRELKEHVAGKENLCILSSRQQGTVGYRHAWVAKTPANDCVISTKSREANQVFPLYLYPTAAAAKQSSLLDVAPWPADDAHGGRTPNLDPKFVAEMAQKLGLTFIPNAAGDLQTTFGPEDIFYYIYALFHSPTYRNRYAEFLKIDFPRVPLTADATLFQTLCGLGKELVGLHLLESPQVAEFSTRYPVAGDNRVEKGYPHYAPPQADRPGRVNINKSQYFEDVAPEVWEFHIGGYQVLDKWLKDRQGRQLSYDDLTHYQHVVAALQKTIELMEKIDNAVPQWPVE; encoded by the coding sequence ATGACGGTTGGTTTTAAAGACTACCTCCAGGCGGTCGAAAATGCCCTCCAGGCCGGCAACGCCACGGAACATACCCATCGACCCGCCCTGAAGGCCCTGCTCGAATCCCTTGATCCGCAGGTGACCGCCACCAATGAACCGCAACGCATCGCTTGCGGCGCACCGGACTACATTATCACCCGCAATGGCCTGACCGTCGGCTACATCGAAGCCAAAGACGTGGGCAAATCCCTCGCTGAAACCGAACGCACCGACCAGCTTAAACGCTACCGCAGCGCCCTGGATAATCTGATCCTGACCGACTATCTGGAGTTTCGCTGGTACGTGGGCGGCGAGTTGCGGCAGGAGGCCCGATTGGCCCGGCCCCAAGCCGACGGCAAACTAAAAATCGAAAAAGACAGCCTGAAAGACGTTGCAGAAATGCTGCAAAACTTTTTGGTTCATGAGCCCCAGGCCGTCAGCACGCCCAAAGACCTGGCCTGCCGCCTGGCTCGCCTCACCCACATTGTCCGCGACATCATCATAACCGCCTTTGCCACGGGCCAGGCGTCCCTGCTGCTGCAAGGTTGGCGCGAGGCCTTTGCCCGGGTCCTGCTGGCCGACCTGAACCTGCCCGAAAAAACGTCTGAATTTGCCGATATGTTTGCGCAAACCCTGGCTTACGGCCTATTCACGGCCCGCATGATGGACGATACCGCCGCCGTCTTCACCCGGCAGCGAGCGCAATACCTCATTCCCAAATCAAACCCCTTTTTACGGGATTTTTTCATTCAAATTACGGGCCCCCAGCTTGACGATGAACCGTTTGCCAGTTTTGTGAACGATCTGGTTGATCTGCTGAACCACACGGATATGGAAGCGGTGCTCACCGATTTTGGCCGCCGCACCCGGCGGGAAGACCCGATTGTCCACTTTTATGAAACCTTTCTGGCCGCCTACGATCCCAAACTGCGGGAAGCGCGGGGCGTTTACTACACCCCGGAGCCCGTGGTCAGCTACATTGTGCGCTCCGTGGACGCCCTGCTCAAGGCCCGCTTCAACTGCCCCCAAGGCTTGGCCGACAGCAGCACGATTACCATCCCCAACGCCGACCCCGCCCTGACGGTGAAAGGCAAGAAGCAACCCCGCAAAACCACTGAGAGCCACAAAGTGCTGATTCTGGACCCCGCCACGGGCACGGGGACATTTCTTTACGCCGTGATTGACCAGATTCGCGGGCAGTTCATGCAGCAGGGGAACGCCGGTATGTGGCCCGGCTATGTCAAAAATCACCTGCTGCCCCGGCTGTTTGGTTTTGAACTTCTTATGGCGCCCTACGCCGTGGCCCACTTCAAACTGAGTTTACAGCTTGCCGGACGCGACCTGCCCGAGGCCCTGCGCGACCGGTGGGCCTATCATGCCTCCGACGGCGAACGGCTTGGCGTTTTCCTGACCAATTCCCTGGAAGAAGCCCATGAAATGACGGGCCTGCCCCTCTTTACCCAGTGGGTGGCCGATGAGAGCAACGCCGCGAACGAGGTGAAAACCCGGCTGCCGGTCCTCGTGGTCATGGGCAACCCGCCTTATTCCGGCCACAGCGCCAACAAAAGTGCCTGGATCAGCGGCCTGCTCAGGGGCAGACTGCCCGACGGCGGCAAAACGGGCAACTATTACGAGGTGGACGGTCAGCCTTTGGGAGAGCGCAACCCCAAATGGCTGCAAGACGATTACGTAAAATTCATCCGCTTCGGCCAGTGGCGCATCGAACAAAGCGGTCAGGGCATTCTGGCCTTTATCACGAACCACGGTTATCTGGACAATCCCACCTTTCGCGGGATGCGCCAATCATTAATGCAGACGTTTACGGATATTTATATCCTCAACTTGCACGGCAACGCCAAAAAACGCGAAACCGCTCCCGACGGCGGCAAGGATGAAAACGTCTTTGACATTCAACAGGGCGTGGCGATCGGCATTTTTGTCAAACAGCCCGGCAAAAATGGCCCCGCTAATGTGTACCACGCCGATTTGACGGGAACGCGGGCCAAAAAGTATGAACAGCTTTTTGCGCAGGATGTGGAGAAAACCGATTGGCAGCTGCTAAAGCCGCAGTCGCCTTTTTATCTGTTTTCACCGCAGAATGTGGATTTGCTTGGGGAGTATAACCAAGGCTGGAAAATCACGGATGTTATTCCCGTGAATGTATTAGGTTTTCAAACCCATCGGGATGATTTTGCTGTGGATTTTGACTATGATGTTTTGCGTCGGCGTATAGAGGAAATGCGGGATACAAGCCTGACTGATGAAGAATTCCGCCAAAAATATAACTTGAGAGATAACACAGGTTGGCAACTCGCAAAAGCCCGTATCGAATTGCGCAATAATGCCAATTGGGCAAGTTATTTAATAAAATGCAGCTATCGCCCTTGTGATCAGCGATACGCTTATTTTACTGAAATAGTTATCGATCGCCCCCGGCGTGAGTTGAAAGAGCACGTTGCTGGGAAAGAAAATCTTTGTATCTTATCCTCAAGGCAGCAAGGAACCGTTGGTTACAGGCACGCCTGGGTTGCCAAAACACCCGCTAATGATTGTGTTATTTCCACCAAGAGCCGTGAAGCAAACCAAGTTTTCCCTCTCTACCTCTACCCCACCGCAGCCGCCGCCAAACAAAGCAGTCTGCTCGACGTCGCCCCCTGGCCCGCCGATGACGCCCACGGTGGGCGCACACCCAATCTCGACCCAAAGTTTGTGGCGGAAATGGCGCAAAAGCTGGGTCTTACCTTCATCCCGAACGCCGCCGGAGATTTGCAGACGACGTTTGGCCCGGAAGACATCTTCTATTATATTTACGCCCTTTTCCACAGCCCCACCTACCGCAACCGCTACGCGGAATTTCTCAAGATCGATTTCCCCCGCGTGCCGCTCACGGCGGATGCGACGTTGTTCCAGACGCTCTGCGGGTTGGGGAAAGAGCTGGTCGGTCTGCACCTGCTCGAATCGCCGCAGGTGGCTGAATTCAGCACCCGTTATCCCGTCGCCGGAGATAACCGGGTAGAAAAAGGCTATCCCCATTACGCGCCGCCCCAAGCCGACCGACCGGGGCGGGTCAACATCAACAAAAGCCAATATTTCGAAGATGTAGCGCCGGAAGTGTGGGAGTTTCACATCGGCGGCTACCAGGTGCTCGACAAATGGCTCAAGGACCGGCAAGGGCGGCAGCTCTCCTATGACGACCTCACCCATTATCAGCACGTCGTGGCGGCCTTGCAAAAAACCATCGAATTGATGGAGAAAATCGACAATGCCGTTCCCCAGTGGCCTGTTGAGTAA